A single Zootoca vivipara chromosome 1, rZooViv1.1, whole genome shotgun sequence DNA region contains:
- the LOC132592509 gene encoding olfactory receptor 5L1-like isoform X2: protein MERGNYTLVSEFILLGFTDHPELQILLFLVFLAIYVVTLMGNFGIILIIRLEVRLHTPMYFFLSHLSFIDICYSSSITPKLLIDIISEAKGISFSACAVQMYLFVNLVVAESYLLAVMAYDRYVAICNPLLYTVVMSRKLCAQLVAVSYMCGMVCALVHTCSAFRLIFCGPNVIHHFYCDISPVLALSCSDYSINKMLLFIFATFVETSTIVIILLSYIFIIISISRIRSNEGKYKAFSTCASHFTAITIFHGTILLIYCQPNASHSFERDRIASVFYTIVIPMLNPLIYSLRNKEVKGAFKRLMSLR from the coding sequence ATGGAGAGAGGAAATTACACTTTGGTATCAGAGTTCATCCTCCTGGGCTTCACAGACCACCCAGAGCTGCAGATCCTCCTCTTTTTGGTGTTTCTCGCAATCTATGTTGTCACCTTGATGGGGAATTTTGGCATCATCCTCATAATCCGGCTTGAAGTGCGACTCCACACTCCTATGTACTTCTTCCTCAGTCACCTGTCCTTTATTGACATTTGTTATTCTTCATCCATCACACCCAAATTGCTCATTGACATCATCTCTGAGGCCAAAGGAATTTCTTTCTCTGCTTGTGCAGTACAGATGTACCTCTTTGTCAATTTGGTGGTGGCTGAGTCTTACCTCTTGGCTGTGATGGCATATGATCGCTATGTGGCCATTTGTAATCCCCTGCTGTACACAGTGGTCATGTCTAGAAAGCTCTGCGCCCAACTGGTAGCTGTTTCTTACATGTGTGGCATGGTTTGTGCCCTGGTTCACACTTGTTCTGCTTTTAGGCTAATTTTCTGTGGGCCAAATGTCATCCATCACTTCTATTGTGACATTTCCCCAGTGTTAGCCCTATCCTGCTCTGACTACAGCATCAATAAGATGTTACTTTTCATTTTTGCTACCTTTGTGGAGACTAGCACCATAGTGATCATTCTCCTGTCGTACATTTTCATTATTATATCTATATCCAGGATTCGCTCCAATGAAGGAAAatacaaagccttttccacttgtgCCTCTCACTTCACAGCCATCACTATATTCCATGGTACCATTCTCCTCATATATTGCCAGCCAAATGCTAGCCATTCCTTCGAAAGAGACAGAATTGCTTCTGTATTCTACACAATAGTGATCCCCATGCTGAACCCCCTGATTTACAGCCTGAGGAACAAGGAAGTGAAAGGTGCCTTCAAAAGACTGATGTCCCTCAGATAG
- the LOC132592509 gene encoding olfactory receptor 5L1-like isoform X1, which yields MERGNYTLVSEFILLGFTDHPELQILLFLVFLAIYVVTLMGNFGIILIIRLEVRLHTPMYFFLSHLSFIDICYSSSITPKLLIDIISEAKGISFSACAVQMYLFVNLVVAESYLLAVMAYDRYVAICNPLLYTVVMSRKLCAQLVAVSYMCGMVCALVHTCSAFRLIFCGPNVIHHFYCDISPVLALSCSDYSINKMLLFIFATFVETSTIVIILLSYIFIIISISRIRSNEGKYKAFSTCASHFTAITIFHGTILLIYCQPNASHSFERDRIASVFYTIVIPMLNPLIYSLRNKEVKGAFKRLIRGQSSHLMARDLQNIVVCGP from the exons ATGGAGAGAGGAAATTACACTTTGGTATCAGAGTTCATCCTCCTGGGCTTCACAGACCACCCAGAGCTGCAGATCCTCCTCTTTTTGGTGTTTCTCGCAATCTATGTTGTCACCTTGATGGGGAATTTTGGCATCATCCTCATAATCCGGCTTGAAGTGCGACTCCACACTCCTATGTACTTCTTCCTCAGTCACCTGTCCTTTATTGACATTTGTTATTCTTCATCCATCACACCCAAATTGCTCATTGACATCATCTCTGAGGCCAAAGGAATTTCTTTCTCTGCTTGTGCAGTACAGATGTACCTCTTTGTCAATTTGGTGGTGGCTGAGTCTTACCTCTTGGCTGTGATGGCATATGATCGCTATGTGGCCATTTGTAATCCCCTGCTGTACACAGTGGTCATGTCTAGAAAGCTCTGCGCCCAACTGGTAGCTGTTTCTTACATGTGTGGCATGGTTTGTGCCCTGGTTCACACTTGTTCTGCTTTTAGGCTAATTTTCTGTGGGCCAAATGTCATCCATCACTTCTATTGTGACATTTCCCCAGTGTTAGCCCTATCCTGCTCTGACTACAGCATCAATAAGATGTTACTTTTCATTTTTGCTACCTTTGTGGAGACTAGCACCATAGTGATCATTCTCCTGTCGTACATTTTCATTATTATATCTATATCCAGGATTCGCTCCAATGAAGGAAAatacaaagccttttccacttgtgCCTCTCACTTCACAGCCATCACTATATTCCATGGTACCATTCTCCTCATATATTGCCAGCCAAATGCTAGCCATTCCTTCGAAAGAGACAGAATTGCTTCTGTATTCTACACAATAGTGATCCCCATGCTGAACCCCCTGATTTACAGCCTGAGGAACAAGGAAGTGAAAGGTGCCTTCAAAAGACTGAT tagaggccaatctagccaccttatggctcgggatctccagaatattgttgtttgtggaccttaa
- the LOC118090016 gene encoding olfactory receptor 5AP2-like, translating into MSEGNGSSGTDFILLGFTDQHELQVLCFVLFFAIYIFTVAGNLGMIVLIRMDHRLHTPMYFFLSHLSFLDVCYSTTIVPKTLMNSLADSKSISFSRCTIQLFFFAACATTECYLLAAMAYDRYVAVCNPLLPNTVYAVVMSHKLCTGLVAGVYAAGVISSATHTISIFRLPFCRSRKINHFFCDGPPLLTLACSDTHFNEMLLFAVVGFNIIVTTLIILASYLSVLTTILRIQTTGGRHKAFSTCASHLASVTLYYGSSLFMYSRPSSSYSLDQDKVVSVLYSVTIPMLNPLIYSMRNKEVKDALRKVRGRFLSW; encoded by the exons ATGTCTGAGGGAAATGGCTCCTCGGGAACAGACTTCATCCTTTTAGGATTTACAGATCAGCATGAGCTCCAGGTTTTGTGCTTTGTGCTCTTCTTTGCCATTTATATTTTCACTGTGGCTGGGAATCTTGGCATGATTGTGTTAATCAGGATGGACCACCGGCTCCACACACCCATGTACTTTTTCCTTAGCCATCTTTCCTTCTTAGATGTGTGCTATTCTACTACAATTGTCCCCAAGACCTTGATGAATTCTTTAGCAGACAGCAAATCCATTTCTTTCTCCAGATGCACCATTCAGCTCTTCTTCTTTGCAGCTTGTGCTACCACTGAGTGCTACCTGCTGGCTGCCATGGCCTATGACCGTTACGTTGCCGTTTGTAACcctctgctacc aaacacggtatatgcggTTGTGATGTCTCATAAGCTTTGCACAGGGCTAGTGGCTGGGGTGTACGCTGCTGGAGTGATTAGCTCagccacacacaccatttccatCTTTCGCCTGCCATTCTGCCGTTCTCGTAAGATCAACCATTTTTTCTGTGATGGGCCTCCACTCCTAACTCTGGCCTGCTCAGACACACATTTCAATGAGATGCTGCTTTTTGCAGTTGTTGGCTTCAACATCATAGTCACCACTCTTATCATTCTAGCATCGTACTTGTCTGTCCTCACCACTATCCTGAGGATCCAGACAACGGGAGGGAGGCACAAAGCCTTCTCCACCTGTGCCTCCCATTTGGCCTCTGTTACTTTGTACTATGGGAGTTCCCTCTTCATGTATTCACGGCCCAGCTCAAGCTATTCCCTGGATCAGGACAAGGTGGTTTCTGTTCTATACTCAGTTACAATCCCCATGTTGAACCCTCTCATCTACAGCATGAGGAACAAGGAGGTGAAAGATGCCCTCAGAAAAGTGAGAGGCAGATTCCTTTCTTGGTGA